In the Rhinoderma darwinii isolate aRhiDar2 chromosome 13, aRhiDar2.hap1, whole genome shotgun sequence genome, one interval contains:
- the SSTR2 gene encoding somatostatin receptor type 2: MDKMEQDYSDLPNITELYFSPVSQGYIMETTSNASTNETSHYYDMTSNAILTFIYFVVCIVGLCGNTLVIYVILRYAKMKTITNIYILNLAIADELFMLGLPFLAMQVALVHWPFGKVICRIVMTVDGINQFTSIFCLTVMSIDRYLAVVHPIKSSKWRRPRTAKMVNAAVWAISLLVIMPIMNYAGVQIFRGRGSCTIIWPGNSGTWYTGFIIYAFILGFLVPLSIICLCYLFIIIKVKSSGIRVGSSKRKRSEKKVTRMVSIVVAVFIFCWLPFYIFNVSSVSLLIVPTPVLKAMWDFVVVLSYANSCANPILYAFLSDNFKKSFQNVLCLSKVSGMDEGDRSDSKQDKSRLNETTETQRTLLNGDLQTSI; the protein is encoded by the coding sequence ATGGACAAAATGGAGCAGGATTACTCGGACTTACCCAATATCACAGAGTTATACTTTTCTCCTGTTTCCCAGGGGTACATTATGGAGACAACCAGTAATGCATCCACAAACGAAACATCACATTACTACGACATGACCAGCAACGCCATCCTGACCTTCATCTATTTTGTAGTGTGTATCGTAGGACTTTGTGGAAACACATTGGTCATTTATGTCATACTTCGATATGCCAAGATGAAGACCATCACCAACATCTACATCCTAAACTTAGCTATAGCTGATGAACTCTTTATGCTTGGCTTACCCTTTTTGGCCATGCAGGTGGCTTTGGTCCACTGGCCCTTTGGCAAAGTTATTTGCAGAATTGTCATGACCGTGGATGGCATTAACCAGTTCACCAGCATCTTCTGCCTTACAGTCATGAGCATAGACCGATATCTTGCAGTGGTTCATCCAATCAAATCTTCAAAATGGAGGCGACCAAGGACTGCTAAGATGGTCAATGCTGCCGTATGGGCTATCTCACTTTTGGTGATTATGCCCATCATGAATTATGCTGGGGTACAAATTTTCCGTGGTCGAGGTAGTTGCACCATTATCTGGCCTGGTAACTCTGGCACTTGGTACACTGGTTTTATAATTTATGCCTTCATTCTAGGATTTCTGGTTCCTCTCAGTATTATCTGCCTCTGCTATCTGTTCATCATCATCAAAGTCAAGTCATCTGGGATAAGAGTTGGCTCCTCCAAAAGAAAACGGTCAGAAAAGAAAGTGACGAGGATGGTATCTATAGTGGTCGCAGTTTTTATCTTTTGCTGGCTCCCGTTCTACATATTCAACGTCTCCTCCGTCTCTCTATTAATAGTGCCAACTCCAGTCCTAAAAGCCATGTGGGACTTTGTTGTGGTTCTGAGTTATGCCAACAGTTGTGCCAATCCCATACTGTATGCCTTTCTATCTGACAACTTTAAAAAGAGCTTTCAGAATGTCCTGTGCTTATCCAAGGTCAGTGGCATGGATGAAGGAGACAGAAGTGATAGCAAACAAGACAAATCCAGGTTAAATGAAACGACGGAAACTCAACGCACCTTGCTTAATGGAGATCTCCAAACCAGCATCTAA